A genomic segment from Leptolyngbya boryana PCC 6306 encodes:
- a CDS encoding superoxide dismutase, with protein MQTTFRRILILFVGLLVPLFFACQSNSQVDAAPSAAPQLSASPAKLDPLPYDYAALEPYIDAQTMRLHHDKHHATYVNNINETLKAYPDLQKQSVDSLIQNLNQVPEAIRTKIRNNGGGHVNHTMFWQIMAPKAGGTPTGAVAKAIDQTFGSFDAFKQQFNKAGADRFGSGWAWLVSDRQGKLSITSTANQDNPLMSNPNAYPILGNDVWEHAYYLKYQNRRAEYLTNWWNVVNWQAVNQRYAQAQRK; from the coding sequence ATGCAAACAACTTTCAGACGTATCCTCATTCTTTTCGTCGGTTTGCTAGTTCCATTATTTTTTGCCTGTCAGTCTAATAGCCAAGTCGATGCGGCTCCCTCAGCAGCACCACAGTTGAGTGCTTCCCCCGCAAAGCTTGATCCATTGCCTTACGATTATGCTGCCCTAGAGCCTTACATTGATGCTCAAACGATGCGACTTCACCACGATAAGCATCATGCAACTTATGTGAATAACATTAATGAGACTCTAAAGGCTTATCCAGACCTTCAGAAGCAGAGCGTTGATAGTTTAATTCAGAATCTCAACCAGGTTCCGGAGGCAATTCGGACGAAGATTCGCAACAACGGCGGCGGACATGTCAATCACACGATGTTCTGGCAGATTATGGCTCCAAAAGCTGGAGGCACGCCGACTGGAGCTGTCGCAAAAGCAATTGATCAGACCTTCGGCAGTTTTGATGCATTTAAGCAGCAGTTTAATAAAGCTGGAGCCGATCGCTTTGGCAGTGGATGGGCGTGGCTCGTCAGCGATCGCCAAGGAAAACTCAGCATCACTTCAACCGCAAATCAAGATAATCCCCTGATGAGCAATCCCAATGCCTATCCGATTTTAGGCAATGATGTTTGGGAACACGCTTACTACCTGAAGTATCAGAATCGTCGAGCAGAATATCTGACAAATTGGTGGAATGTCGTGAACTGGCAAGCAGTCAATCAACGCTACGCGCAAGCGCAGAGAAAGTAA